A window of Lepidochelys kempii isolate rLepKem1 chromosome 1, rLepKem1.hap2, whole genome shotgun sequence contains these coding sequences:
- the LOC140903054 gene encoding zinc finger and SCAN domain-containing protein 32-like: MQSSSAQVTMMESQNRKRAPARTEREVRDLIAVWGEESVLSELRSSFRNAKTFVKISQGMKDRGHNRDPKQCRVKLKELRQAYQKTSEANSRSGSEPQTCRFYDELHAILGGSATTTPAVLFDSFNGDGGNTEVGFGDEEDDDEEEVVDSSQQASGETGFPDSQELFLTLDLEPVPPNPPKAASWTQQAEKGPLLHVFQ, translated from the exons atgcagagctcatcagcacaggtgaccatgatggagtcccagaatcgcaaaagagctccagcacggaccgaacgggaggtacgggatctgatcgctgtatggggagaggaatccgtgctatcagaactccgttccagttttcgaaatgccaaaacctttgtgaaaatctcccagggcatgaaggacagaggccataacagggacccaaagcagtgccgcgtgaaactgaaggagctgaggcaagcctaccagaaaaccagcgaggcgaacagccgctctgggtcagagccccaaacatgccgcttctatgatgagctgcatgccattttagggggttcagccaccactaccccagccgtgttgtttgactccttcaatggagatggaggcaatacggaagtaggttttggggacgaagaagatgatgatgaggaggaggttgtagatagctcacagcaagcaagcggagaaaccggttttcccgacagccaggaactgtttctcaccctagacctggagccagtccccccgaacccacccaaggctgcctcctggacccagcaggcggagaagggacctctg ctgcatgtgtttcaatga